One stretch of Zhihengliuella flava DNA includes these proteins:
- a CDS encoding aminotransferase class V-fold PLP-dependent enzyme produces the protein MSSTTSIHAGYTPAGPHYPVATPVYASTAYEFESYAAAAEMFALTRAGFTYTRTGNPTVAVLEQRLAALEGGVAAVATASGQSAVALALMALAGRGDAERPGGPGYDAGPRHLVAARQLYGGTVDLLTDTFADFGYHVDFVDQHDLDAWREAIGPQTRAVLVESISNPLAEPADVPAIADLAHAAGAALVVDNTLATPALLNPIAHGADVVVHSATKFLGGHGAALGGVIVDAGRFDWAADPAKWQQLAGPKERYVGDQTLVQRYGQLAFAMLVRSKYLHDVGPCIAPAAAAEISRGIETLPLRMAQHSANAEVLARHLAEHPAVAAVHHPAVRAARHPEHPSVAVASRDFSAGTGAVFAFDLAAGDGSDAAGVVERFIDALGVFKLVANLGDTRSLVAHPAAMTHCRMGAAARAAAGISDTTVRLSVGLEDPADLIADLDQALLTVHSSTLTTEGSVRA, from the coding sequence ATGAGTTCGACCACCAGCATTCACGCCGGCTACACCCCCGCCGGCCCGCACTACCCCGTGGCCACGCCGGTCTACGCGAGTACAGCGTACGAGTTCGAGTCCTACGCCGCGGCCGCGGAAATGTTTGCCCTGACGCGAGCCGGGTTCACCTACACGCGGACCGGCAACCCCACCGTCGCAGTGCTGGAGCAGCGCCTCGCGGCGCTGGAGGGCGGCGTCGCCGCCGTCGCCACCGCCTCCGGTCAGTCCGCCGTCGCGCTGGCCCTCATGGCGCTCGCCGGCCGCGGCGACGCTGAACGTCCCGGCGGCCCGGGGTACGACGCCGGTCCGCGCCATCTGGTGGCGGCCCGCCAGCTGTATGGGGGAACGGTGGACCTGCTGACGGACACGTTCGCGGACTTCGGGTACCACGTGGACTTCGTGGACCAGCACGATCTCGACGCCTGGCGCGAGGCCATCGGTCCGCAGACCCGGGCGGTCCTGGTGGAATCCATCTCGAATCCGTTGGCGGAGCCCGCGGATGTGCCCGCGATTGCTGACCTCGCGCACGCGGCCGGGGCGGCGCTGGTCGTGGACAACACGCTCGCCACGCCGGCACTGCTGAACCCGATCGCCCACGGGGCCGACGTCGTCGTGCACTCGGCCACCAAGTTCCTTGGCGGCCACGGCGCCGCCTTGGGCGGGGTCATCGTGGACGCCGGCCGGTTCGATTGGGCGGCGGATCCCGCCAAGTGGCAGCAACTGGCGGGGCCAAAGGAGCGCTACGTCGGGGACCAGACGCTGGTGCAGCGGTACGGGCAGCTGGCGTTCGCGATGCTGGTGCGTAGCAAGTACCTGCACGATGTCGGGCCCTGCATCGCTCCGGCGGCGGCCGCGGAGATTAGCCGCGGTATCGAGACCCTGCCCCTGCGCATGGCCCAGCACAGCGCCAATGCCGAGGTTCTGGCGCGGCACCTGGCGGAGCATCCGGCCGTCGCAGCCGTCCACCACCCTGCCGTGCGGGCCGCACGCCACCCGGAGCACCCTTCCGTGGCGGTGGCCTCGCGGGACTTCTCGGCTGGCACCGGTGCCGTGTTCGCGTTCGATCTCGCCGCTGGCGACGGCTCGGATGCGGCGGGGGTCGTGGAGCGCTTCATCGACGCACTCGGCGTCTTCAAGCTGGTGGCCAACCTCGGTGACACCCGCTCCCTCGTGGCCCACCCGGCCGCGATGACCCACTGCCGGATGGGGGCCGCGGCGCGGGCAGCCGCCGGCATCAGCGACACCACCGTCCGGCTTTCCGTGGGGTTGGAGGACCCCGCGGACC
- the metE gene encoding 5-methyltetrahydropteroyltriglutamate--homocysteine S-methyltransferase: MTTFPNATILGYPRIGPRRELKRAVESYWAGRSTEAELESAAASLQDATVERLRALGLTESSAIPADFALYDQVLDTTAALGALPARFADLAGPGGEIGLDAYFTLARGDAERAPLEMTKWFDTNYHYLVPEIGPETSFAALADRLAGIVRRHRARGATLRPVLVGPVTYLLLAKAADGAPETFRPIDRLNDVVAAYRGVIAQLADAGADWVQLDEPALTTEHGSAHVDDAVLAYRELADAAGYDAGTRPGLFVTTGYGTAGDPAAPGQALAELAAAGVDAVHADLVRGARPGTEALQALGDTRFVAGIVDGRNVWRNDLAASADLLTSLEADASVATSTSLLHVPHDVAAETNLPSPLPHWLAFADQKVSEVLTLAAGVEQGPNRSAEVAAQIQESEDAKAERAAAEGVRRAEVRQRTAAITTEDATRADAADRAAAQAERLSLPALPTTTIGSFPQTGEVRKARAAHRAGSLTNEEYDEFLRAEIKRVIDLQEEIGLDVLVHGEPERNDMVQYFAENFDGFAATEHGWVQSYGSRCTRPSILWGDVSRPEAFTVPWIEYAQSLTQKPVKGMLTGPVTILAWSFVRNDQPLAETANQVALALRDEVADLEAAGIAAIQVDEPALRELLPLRAADQPAYLDWSVNAFRLATSSVRVDTQIHTHLCYSEFGEVISGIDGLNADVTSIEAARSKMEVAADLQEFGFGRGVGPGVYDIHSPRVPSAGEVEELLRIALASVGERQLWVNPDCGLKTRGYEETVASLKNLVAATASVRSVDLAAQPA; encoded by the coding sequence ATGACCACGTTCCCGAACGCCACCATCCTCGGCTACCCGCGCATCGGCCCCCGGCGCGAGCTCAAGCGCGCCGTCGAGTCCTACTGGGCCGGCCGCAGCACCGAGGCGGAGCTGGAGTCCGCCGCCGCGTCGCTGCAGGACGCCACCGTGGAGCGGCTGCGCGCGCTGGGTCTGACCGAGTCCTCGGCCATTCCCGCGGACTTTGCGCTGTACGACCAGGTGCTGGACACCACGGCCGCCTTGGGCGCCCTCCCGGCCCGATTTGCTGACCTGGCCGGGCCGGGCGGGGAAATTGGCCTCGACGCGTACTTCACGCTGGCCCGCGGTGACGCCGAGCGCGCCCCGCTGGAGATGACCAAGTGGTTCGACACGAACTATCACTACCTGGTCCCCGAGATCGGACCGGAGACCAGCTTTGCCGCGCTGGCCGACCGCCTCGCCGGGATCGTGCGGCGCCATCGGGCCCGCGGCGCCACGCTCCGCCCCGTGCTCGTCGGGCCCGTGACCTACCTGCTCTTGGCAAAGGCGGCCGACGGCGCGCCGGAGACCTTCCGGCCGATCGATCGCCTGAACGACGTCGTCGCGGCCTACCGCGGCGTCATCGCGCAGCTGGCCGACGCGGGGGCCGACTGGGTGCAGCTGGACGAGCCAGCCCTCACCACCGAGCACGGCAGCGCCCACGTTGACGACGCCGTGCTCGCCTACCGCGAGCTCGCCGATGCCGCGGGGTACGACGCCGGCACCCGCCCGGGACTGTTCGTCACCACGGGCTACGGCACGGCGGGCGACCCGGCCGCGCCGGGGCAGGCGCTCGCCGAACTCGCCGCCGCCGGCGTCGATGCCGTCCACGCGGACCTCGTTCGCGGCGCACGCCCCGGCACCGAGGCGCTGCAGGCGCTGGGGGACACCCGGTTCGTCGCCGGCATCGTGGACGGACGCAACGTCTGGCGGAACGATCTGGCCGCCTCCGCTGACTTGCTCACCTCCCTCGAGGCAGATGCCTCGGTGGCCACCAGCACCTCCCTGCTGCACGTCCCGCACGACGTCGCCGCTGAGACCAACCTGCCGTCCCCGCTGCCGCACTGGCTGGCGTTCGCCGACCAGAAGGTGAGCGAGGTGCTGACGCTGGCCGCCGGCGTCGAGCAGGGCCCGAACCGCTCGGCCGAGGTCGCGGCTCAGATCCAGGAGTCGGAGGACGCGAAGGCCGAGCGTGCCGCGGCCGAGGGCGTGCGGCGCGCCGAGGTGCGGCAGCGCACCGCGGCCATCACGACCGAGGACGCGACCCGCGCCGATGCCGCCGATCGGGCGGCGGCCCAGGCCGAGCGCCTGAGCCTGCCGGCGCTGCCGACCACCACCATCGGTTCCTTCCCGCAGACGGGCGAGGTCCGCAAGGCCCGTGCCGCCCACCGCGCCGGATCGCTGACGAATGAGGAGTATGACGAGTTTCTCCGCGCGGAGATCAAGCGGGTCATCGACCTGCAGGAGGAGATCGGTCTCGACGTGCTGGTGCACGGCGAACCGGAGCGCAATGACATGGTCCAGTACTTCGCGGAGAACTTTGACGGGTTCGCGGCCACGGAGCACGGCTGGGTGCAGTCCTACGGCTCGCGCTGCACCCGCCCCTCCATCTTGTGGGGCGATGTGTCGCGGCCGGAGGCGTTCACCGTCCCGTGGATCGAGTACGCGCAGTCACTCACCCAGAAGCCGGTCAAGGGGATGCTCACCGGGCCGGTGACCATCCTCGCGTGGTCGTTCGTTCGCAACGATCAGCCGCTCGCCGAGACGGCCAATCAGGTGGCGCTGGCCCTGCGCGACGAGGTCGCTGACCTGGAGGCCGCTGGCATCGCCGCCATTCAGGTGGACGAGCCCGCGTTGCGCGAACTGCTGCCGCTGCGCGCGGCCGACCAGCCGGCCTACCTGGACTGGTCCGTCAACGCGTTCCGGCTGGCCACCTCTTCCGTCCGCGTGGACACGCAGATTCACACCCACCTCTGCTACTCGGAGTTCGGCGAGGTGATCTCCGGAATTGACGGCCTGAACGCGGACGTCACCTCCATCGAGGCGGCCCGCTCCAAGATGGAGGTCGCGGCGGACCTGCAGGAGTTCGGGTTCGGCCGCGGTGTGGGTCCCGGCGTCTATGACATCCACTCGCCCCGCGTGCCCTCGGCCGGCGAAGTGGAGGAGCTGCTGCGCATCGCCCTCGCCAGCGTCGGAGAGCGCCAGCTTTGGGTGAACCCGGACTGCGGGCTGAAGACCCGCGGGTACGAGGAGACGGTGGCCTCGCTGAAGAACCTCGTCGCCGCCACCGCCTCGGTCCGCTCCGTGGACCTGGCCGCCCAGCCGGCCTAA
- a CDS encoding methylenetetrahydrofolate reductase — MTDLQASTAPSLSYELYPPRNEAAAGSLVETIAALEATAPDYVSVTYNGSPARRRASVELIGHLIEHTRLRPLAHLTCVGESRASLDRLVNHLVALGVRGVLALRGDLPPGHDAVGPGELPFARYLVELIREVEARRSASLAAGRLAIGVAAYPTRHPESPSFQHDVEVLLAKERAGANFAITQIFFDAAEYAHLVAAARAAGVRIPIVPGIMPVNSVRRLTRLAELAGLAPDAALLARLERASTDAERRRIGIDHAAALAHEAFVAGAPGLHLYTFNDAVDSVAVVDQLGLTGAGTADAAGADFGDANALASAYAEAANRPLAHA, encoded by the coding sequence ATGACAGATCTGCAGGCATCGACGGCACCGTCGTTGTCCTACGAGCTCTATCCGCCCCGGAATGAGGCGGCCGCCGGCAGCCTCGTCGAGACGATTGCGGCGCTGGAGGCCACGGCACCCGACTACGTGTCCGTCACCTACAACGGGAGCCCCGCCCGGCGGCGGGCCTCCGTCGAGCTGATCGGACACCTGATCGAACACACCCGACTGCGCCCGCTGGCCCACCTGACGTGCGTGGGGGAGAGCCGCGCCTCCCTGGACCGCCTGGTCAATCACCTCGTGGCACTCGGGGTGCGCGGGGTGTTGGCCCTGCGCGGCGATCTACCCCCGGGGCACGACGCCGTCGGGCCGGGCGAGCTGCCCTTCGCCCGGTACCTCGTGGAGCTGATCCGCGAGGTGGAGGCGCGCCGCTCCGCCTCGCTGGCCGCGGGGCGGCTGGCGATCGGTGTGGCCGCGTACCCCACGCGCCACCCCGAGTCGCCGAGCTTCCAACACGACGTCGAGGTGTTGCTGGCCAAGGAACGGGCGGGCGCGAACTTTGCCATTACCCAGATTTTCTTCGACGCGGCCGAATACGCCCACCTCGTGGCGGCCGCCCGCGCCGCCGGGGTACGGATCCCCATCGTGCCGGGGATCATGCCCGTCAACAGTGTGCGGCGGCTGACCCGGCTGGCGGAACTGGCCGGGCTGGCCCCCGACGCCGCGCTGCTGGCACGGCTGGAGCGGGCGTCGACTGATGCCGAGCGTCGCCGCATCGGGATCGACCACGCGGCCGCGTTGGCCCATGAAGCCTTCGTGGCAGGAGCCCCCGGCCTGCACCTGTACACGTTCAACGACGCGGTGGATTCCGTCGCCGTCGTGGACCAGCTCGGCCTCACGGGCGCCGGGACGGCGGACGCGGCGGGCGCAGATTTCGGCGACGCCAATGCGTTGGCTAGCGCCTACGCGGAGGCCGCGAACCGGCCGCTCGCCCACGCCTGA